One window of Microbacterium sp. Root61 genomic DNA carries:
- a CDS encoding LLM class F420-dependent oxidoreductase, which produces MLLDTPVRLGVQLQPQHSPYGAFRDAVRRLEDMGVDILFNWDHFFPLTGDPDGLHFESWTMLAAWAEQTERVEFGALVNCNSYRNADLQADMARTIDHISAKGGTGRFILGTGAGWFERDYDEYGYEFGTPGTRLKDLAEGMDRIEARWAKLVPPPTREIPVMIGGKGEQKTLRIVAKHADIWHSFVHPEEIAHKVGVIDAWGERDGHDTSQLIISNELQRRDESVADDLFDAGTRLFTLGFQGPDWDFARVQQWLDWRDAKNGTL; this is translated from the coding sequence ATGCTTCTCGACACTCCCGTGCGCCTCGGCGTCCAGCTCCAGCCCCAGCACTCCCCGTACGGCGCGTTCCGCGACGCCGTGCGACGCCTCGAAGACATGGGCGTGGACATCCTCTTCAACTGGGACCACTTCTTCCCGCTGACGGGCGACCCCGACGGTCTCCACTTCGAGTCCTGGACCATGTTGGCGGCCTGGGCCGAGCAGACCGAGCGCGTGGAGTTCGGCGCCCTGGTCAACTGCAACAGCTACCGCAACGCCGATCTGCAGGCCGACATGGCCCGCACGATCGACCACATCAGTGCGAAGGGCGGCACCGGTCGGTTCATCCTCGGCACCGGAGCGGGCTGGTTCGAGCGGGACTACGACGAGTACGGCTACGAGTTCGGCACGCCCGGCACACGACTGAAGGACCTCGCCGAAGGCATGGACCGGATCGAGGCCCGCTGGGCGAAGCTGGTGCCGCCGCCCACGCGCGAGATCCCGGTGATGATCGGCGGCAAGGGCGAGCAGAAGACCCTGCGGATCGTGGCCAAGCACGCCGACATCTGGCACAGCTTCGTCCACCCCGAAGAGATCGCGCACAAGGTCGGCGTCATCGACGCGTGGGGCGAGCGCGACGGGCACGACACCTCGCAGCTGATCATCTCGAACGAGCTGCAGCGCCGCGACGAATCCGTCGCCGATGACCTGTTCGACGCCGGCACACGTCTGTTCACCCTCGGCTTCCAGGGTCCGGACTGGGACTTCGCCCGGGTGCAGCAGTGGCTCGACTGGCGCGACGCGAAGAACGGGACTCTCTGA
- a CDS encoding permease prefix domain 1-containing protein — MTNLTERYIYAATRSVPEKSRDDLRAELEASIADAIDARVDEGESRDAAERVVLTDLGDPDRLAADYSDRPAFLIGPRYYFEWLRLLKVLLWIVVPIAAVGITLGEVLSGGDIGEIVAAAIGGLLTVALHVAFWVTLIFAILERTADAAPERRGAAKDALNVTWSLDRLPEPRAKGLGRADLIATLVFLGLAAGAIIWDRFIGLAWIGENSSRVLDPSSWAPIPVLNPDLWPWWIAGLFVLMAAEAALAIAIYVRGRWTWTFAVLNALIAVAVAVPALVLLLTDRLLNPAFLAAFDMVTAEVVGIVTAIVAVVIVGCALADIIDGITKTVRSRVR, encoded by the coding sequence ATGACGAACCTGACCGAACGCTACATCTACGCCGCTACCCGCAGTGTGCCCGAGAAGAGCCGCGACGACCTGCGGGCCGAGCTCGAGGCATCCATCGCCGATGCGATCGACGCACGTGTCGATGAGGGCGAGTCGAGGGATGCCGCGGAGCGCGTGGTGCTGACCGACCTGGGCGACCCCGACCGGCTCGCCGCCGACTACTCGGATCGCCCGGCCTTCCTCATCGGACCGCGGTACTACTTCGAGTGGCTGCGGCTGCTCAAGGTGCTGCTGTGGATCGTCGTGCCCATCGCCGCCGTCGGCATCACGCTCGGCGAGGTACTGTCGGGCGGCGACATCGGCGAGATCGTCGCGGCCGCGATCGGAGGCTTGCTCACCGTCGCCCTCCACGTCGCGTTCTGGGTGACGCTCATCTTCGCGATCCTCGAGCGGACCGCGGACGCCGCTCCCGAGCGGCGGGGCGCGGCCAAGGATGCGCTGAACGTCACGTGGAGCCTCGACCGTCTCCCCGAACCGCGGGCCAAGGGCCTGGGCCGCGCCGACCTGATCGCGACGCTGGTGTTCCTCGGGCTGGCGGCGGGCGCGATCATCTGGGACCGCTTCATCGGCCTCGCGTGGATCGGCGAGAACTCGAGCCGGGTGCTGGATCCGTCGAGCTGGGCACCGATCCCGGTCTTGAACCCCGACCTCTGGCCATGGTGGATCGCCGGACTCTTCGTGCTGATGGCGGCCGAGGCGGCGTTGGCGATCGCGATCTACGTGCGCGGACGCTGGACGTGGACGTTCGCCGTCCTCAACGCCCTGATCGCGGTGGCGGTCGCCGTTCCCGCGCTCGTACTCCTGCTCACCGACCGCCTCCTCAACCCCGCGTTCCTCGCCGCGTTCGACATGGTCACCGCCGAGGTGGTGGGCATCGTCACGGCGATCGTGGCGGTCGTGATCGTCGGCTGTGCGCTGGCGGACATCATCGACGGCATCACCAAGACGGTGCGTTCCCGGGTCCGCTGA
- a CDS encoding PadR family transcriptional regulator, translating into MTENETLDTHLQELRRGTVVLACLRLLRQPGYGYGLLEELNGRGFQTDANTLYPLLRRLEKQGQLTSEWNTDEARPRKFYRTSPAGDALASAMAAEFRSIATAIDSLTEEN; encoded by the coding sequence ATGACCGAGAACGAAACGCTCGACACCCACCTGCAGGAACTGCGGCGGGGCACGGTCGTGCTGGCATGCTTGCGGCTGCTCCGGCAGCCCGGCTACGGCTATGGGCTCCTCGAGGAGCTCAACGGGCGCGGCTTCCAGACGGACGCCAACACGCTGTACCCGCTGCTGCGCCGACTCGAGAAGCAAGGGCAGCTCACGAGCGAGTGGAACACCGACGAGGCGCGGCCTCGCAAGTTCTATCGCACCAGTCCCGCGGGCGACGCGCTCGCGTCGGCCATGGCCGCAGAATTCCGGTCGATCGCCACGGCGATCGACTCCCTCACCGAGGAGAACTGA
- a CDS encoding o-succinylbenzoate synthase: protein MIRPLPPLQEILDTARVVALPMATRFRGVDVREAVVFEGPEGWTEFSPFGEYPDPEAATWLAAALDFGWTRSPAPLRTQIPVNATVPAVDAASVATVLARFDGCRTAKVKVAEPGQRLADDIARVRAVREVLGVEGRVRIDANGGWNVDEAEHAIHALAEFDLEYAEQPCATVEELAELRRRVKYMGIPIAADESVRKAEDPLAVARAGAADIIVVKAQPLGGVRRALEIIAEAGLPAVVSSALDTSIGLSMGAALAAAMPTLDFDCGLGTASLFTADVTATPLTPLDGRILVGRVIPDAASLAAWEAPADRRAWWLARLERCHAELERRANA, encoded by the coding sequence ATGATCCGCCCTCTCCCCCCGCTCCAGGAGATCCTGGACACCGCCCGCGTCGTCGCATTGCCGATGGCGACCCGATTCCGAGGCGTCGACGTGCGCGAAGCCGTCGTGTTCGAAGGCCCGGAGGGATGGACCGAGTTCTCCCCGTTCGGGGAGTACCCCGACCCGGAGGCCGCGACCTGGCTCGCCGCCGCGCTCGACTTCGGCTGGACTCGCTCCCCCGCGCCGCTCCGCACCCAGATCCCGGTCAATGCGACCGTGCCGGCGGTGGATGCGGCATCCGTCGCCACCGTCCTCGCGCGCTTCGACGGCTGCCGCACCGCAAAGGTGAAGGTCGCCGAGCCCGGCCAGCGGCTGGCCGACGACATCGCCCGCGTCCGTGCCGTGCGCGAGGTCCTCGGCGTCGAGGGTCGCGTGCGCATCGACGCGAACGGCGGCTGGAACGTCGACGAGGCCGAACATGCGATCCACGCGCTGGCCGAGTTCGACCTCGAATACGCCGAGCAGCCGTGCGCGACCGTCGAGGAGCTCGCTGAGCTGCGGCGCCGCGTGAAGTACATGGGCATCCCGATCGCCGCCGACGAGAGCGTCCGCAAGGCCGAGGATCCGCTGGCCGTCGCCCGCGCAGGCGCCGCGGACATCATCGTCGTCAAGGCCCAGCCGCTCGGCGGCGTGCGTCGTGCGCTGGAGATCATCGCCGAGGCCGGGCTGCCGGCCGTCGTCTCCAGCGCCCTGGACACCTCGATCGGTCTGTCGATGGGTGCTGCCCTCGCCGCGGCCATGCCGACCCTGGACTTCGACTGCGGGCTGGGCACGGCATCCCTGTTCACGGCCGACGTCACCGCGACTCCGCTGACGCCGCTCGACGGTCGCATCCTCGTGGGGCGTGTGATTCCGGATGCCGCATCCCTGGCCGCGTGGGAAGCACCGGCCGACCGCCGCGCATGGTGGCTGGCACGCCTCGAGCGGTGCCACGCGGAGCTGGAGCGGCGCGCGAACGCGTAG
- a CDS encoding DNA alkylation repair protein, producing the protein MTVTNGTVPEVMAELAALEDPRIRDVNVRHGDDHGVNLTKLRAVAKPLKIQQDLALDLWATGDTAARLVALLICRPKAFDRDQLDTMMREARTPKVQDWLVNYVVKKSPHAEELRVAWFDDADPAVASAGWELTTERVDKNPDGLDLPGLLDIIEAQMKTAPDRLQWSMNTCLAHIGIAHPEYRARALDIGERLEVLKDYPTPPNCTSPFAPSWITEMVRRQTRA; encoded by the coding sequence ATGACCGTGACCAATGGGACGGTGCCCGAGGTGATGGCCGAGCTGGCCGCACTCGAGGATCCGCGCATCCGCGACGTGAACGTCCGGCACGGCGACGACCACGGCGTGAACCTCACCAAGCTGCGCGCGGTGGCCAAGCCGCTCAAGATCCAGCAGGATCTCGCTCTCGACCTGTGGGCGACCGGCGACACGGCGGCCCGACTGGTCGCACTGCTGATCTGCCGCCCCAAGGCGTTCGACCGCGACCAGCTCGACACGATGATGCGCGAGGCCCGCACCCCCAAGGTGCAGGACTGGCTCGTGAACTACGTCGTCAAGAAGAGCCCGCACGCCGAGGAGCTTCGCGTCGCCTGGTTCGACGACGCCGATCCCGCCGTGGCGAGCGCGGGGTGGGAGTTGACGACCGAGCGCGTCGACAAGAACCCCGACGGCCTCGACCTTCCCGGGCTGCTCGACATCATCGAAGCCCAGATGAAGACCGCTCCCGACCGCCTGCAGTGGTCGATGAACACGTGCCTGGCGCACATCGGCATCGCCCATCCCGAGTACCGTGCGCGCGCCCTGGACATCGGCGAGCGCCTCGAGGTACTCAAGGACTACCCCACGCCACCGAACTGCACGTCGCCGTTCGCGCCCAGCTGGATCACCGAGATGGTGCGGCGGCAGACCCGCGCCTAG
- a CDS encoding TetR/AcrR family transcriptional regulator, protein MTENTVTTPAAPRRRENTRQKLLDAAAQVFAEVGLDAASVEAICERAGFTRGAFYSNFDSKDELFLELAGRVARARVEVVKSRVAALEQEGGFDAASINAFAIIDQVLDVTADDRLGVLLMSEIRIHSLRNPQLATAYLRQEEEMQRSVAQIVRDIGQANGLRFRVTADEAARLMLTVWEGASVHAAMAGLDYEAMCRHTSAELARVAELIIEPPAA, encoded by the coding sequence ATGACAGAGAACACGGTCACGACGCCCGCCGCGCCGCGCCGGCGCGAGAACACGCGCCAGAAACTGCTGGATGCGGCCGCTCAGGTGTTCGCCGAGGTCGGTCTGGATGCGGCATCCGTCGAGGCGATCTGCGAACGCGCGGGCTTCACTCGCGGCGCGTTCTACTCGAACTTCGACTCCAAGGACGAGCTCTTCCTCGAGCTCGCCGGACGAGTCGCCCGCGCGCGCGTCGAGGTCGTGAAGAGTCGGGTCGCTGCGCTCGAGCAGGAGGGCGGCTTCGACGCCGCCTCGATCAATGCGTTCGCGATCATCGACCAGGTGCTGGACGTCACCGCCGACGACCGGCTCGGAGTCCTGCTGATGAGCGAGATCCGCATCCACTCGCTGCGCAATCCGCAGCTCGCGACGGCGTACCTCCGTCAGGAGGAGGAGATGCAGCGCAGCGTCGCCCAGATCGTGCGCGACATCGGTCAGGCGAACGGGCTGCGGTTCCGCGTGACCGCCGACGAGGCGGCACGGCTGATGCTCACCGTGTGGGAGGGCGCCTCCGTACACGCCGCCATGGCGGGGCTGGACTACGAGGCGATGTGCCGGCACACCAGCGCGGAGCTCGCCCGCGTGGCCGAGCTCATCATCGAGCCGCCCGCCGCGTAG
- a CDS encoding MMPL family transporter: MSTLLYSLGRWSYRHPWRVLVSWLLLLAMAGGGFALFGKATDNSFSIPGTEAQAGLEQLSRSFPQASGTSAQFIVVGPDGSVVDSEPFTTDIENTITQLEDLDGILAVTDPFDEMVTGLVSDDGTAALVRLQFDGQATDVSDETKDELRDIAAQLQDELPEGSQVSLGGDLFALSIPGVTLTEAVGLLIALFVLIITFRSIAVAGLPLASAVIGVGLALSLIMLSTAFVSISSTTPLLALMLGLAVGIDYALFIMARHQDQVRAGVEPEESAARATGTAGSAVVFAGVTVLIALIGLGLANIPFLTTMGIAAAVSVAIAVLVAITLTPAFLGFVKGRMLGWPTRDARRAARAARRAHKSGAAARRAASSTESDGEADAAPAGVLMTPPAASEVPAAPTKVKRGFATRWVGLVTKHPIVTTVAVVLTLGIMAIPAASLALALPNAGMLPKDNEARQSYDLVAEHFGPGFNGPLVMTGTIVTSTDPLGLMQDLGDEIAEMPGVQTVALSTPNETADTGIVQIIPTTAPDDPATADLVRELRAQHDHFLEKYGVDLKVTGFTAVAIDISDRLGAALVPFGIFVVGLSLVLLMIVFRSIWVPIKAAVGYLLSVLAAFGVVSAVFEWGWLADALHVTRTGPIISFMPIVLMGVLFGLAMDYEVFLVSRMREDFVHKRRAMGGRTDRAMAVGAVRSGFTASARVVTAAAVIMFAVFAAFVPEGDASLKPIALGLAVGIAIDAFLVRMTLVPAVMALLGDKAWWMPKWLDRVLPHFDIEGEAVERELELADWPEPDTTAAVVAEDLSLVSDDVALYDGVALRLEPGDSLVVTATEAVAARSLLLTVAGRIDPSDGRLRVAGHLLPGRAAWVRAHVGVALLSGASDPITELRRAVRGRTRIVVIDGVDAIASGAALDQAAAVLRDASAAASVTVLVSATDPAVARALLAAAGRTDATVLDLATPRASTRLLSTPEVTA; encoded by the coding sequence GTGTCCACTCTGCTCTACTCGCTCGGCCGGTGGTCGTACCGGCATCCGTGGCGAGTTCTCGTGTCGTGGCTCCTCCTGCTCGCCATGGCCGGTGGTGGGTTCGCCCTCTTCGGCAAGGCGACCGACAACTCCTTCTCGATCCCGGGTACGGAGGCCCAAGCCGGCCTCGAGCAGCTGAGCCGGTCGTTCCCGCAGGCCAGCGGCACCAGCGCACAGTTCATCGTCGTCGGGCCGGATGGCAGTGTCGTGGACAGCGAGCCGTTCACCACCGACATCGAGAACACGATCACCCAGCTCGAAGATCTGGACGGGATCCTCGCGGTGACCGATCCGTTCGACGAGATGGTCACGGGGCTGGTCTCGGATGACGGAACCGCCGCGCTGGTCCGCCTGCAGTTCGACGGTCAGGCGACGGATGTCTCGGACGAGACCAAGGACGAGCTGCGCGACATCGCCGCCCAGCTGCAGGACGAGCTGCCGGAGGGCTCGCAGGTCTCGCTCGGCGGCGATCTGTTCGCACTGTCGATCCCCGGAGTCACCCTCACCGAGGCAGTCGGCCTGCTGATCGCCCTGTTCGTGCTGATCATCACGTTCCGCTCGATCGCGGTGGCAGGGCTCCCCCTGGCCTCCGCCGTCATCGGGGTCGGGCTCGCGCTCTCGCTCATCATGCTCTCGACCGCGTTCGTGTCGATCTCGTCCACGACCCCGCTGCTGGCCTTGATGCTCGGGCTCGCGGTCGGCATCGACTACGCGCTGTTCATCATGGCGCGACATCAGGACCAGGTGCGGGCAGGGGTCGAGCCGGAGGAGTCGGCCGCGCGCGCGACCGGCACGGCCGGCTCCGCGGTCGTGTTCGCCGGCGTGACCGTGCTCATCGCGCTCATCGGCCTCGGTCTCGCGAACATCCCGTTCCTCACCACCATGGGCATCGCGGCGGCCGTCTCGGTCGCGATCGCCGTGCTCGTCGCGATCACGCTGACCCCCGCGTTCCTCGGCTTCGTTAAGGGCCGCATGCTCGGCTGGCCGACCCGCGACGCGCGTCGCGCCGCACGCGCTGCCCGACGTGCCCACAAGAGCGGGGCTGCCGCACGACGCGCCGCGTCGAGCACGGAATCGGACGGCGAGGCGGATGCCGCGCCCGCAGGTGTGCTCATGACCCCGCCCGCCGCGAGCGAGGTGCCTGCAGCCCCGACCAAGGTCAAGCGCGGGTTCGCGACGCGCTGGGTAGGCCTCGTGACGAAGCATCCGATCGTCACGACCGTCGCCGTCGTCCTCACGCTCGGGATCATGGCGATCCCCGCGGCCAGCCTGGCGCTGGCCCTGCCGAACGCCGGCATGCTCCCGAAGGACAACGAAGCCCGCCAGTCGTACGACCTGGTCGCCGAGCACTTCGGCCCCGGCTTCAACGGCCCGCTCGTCATGACCGGCACGATCGTCACCTCGACCGACCCGCTCGGCCTGATGCAGGATCTCGGCGACGAGATCGCCGAGATGCCCGGTGTCCAGACGGTTGCACTGTCCACGCCGAACGAGACGGCCGACACCGGCATCGTGCAGATCATCCCGACCACGGCGCCGGATGACCCGGCCACCGCCGACCTCGTGCGCGAGCTCCGCGCGCAGCACGACCACTTCCTGGAGAAGTACGGCGTCGATCTGAAGGTCACCGGCTTCACGGCCGTCGCGATCGACATCTCCGACCGCCTCGGCGCCGCTCTCGTGCCCTTCGGCATCTTCGTCGTCGGCCTTTCGCTCGTGCTCCTCATGATCGTGTTCCGCTCGATCTGGGTGCCGATCAAGGCCGCAGTCGGCTATCTGCTCTCGGTGCTCGCCGCGTTCGGTGTGGTCAGTGCCGTGTTCGAGTGGGGGTGGCTCGCCGACGCACTGCACGTCACGCGCACCGGTCCGATCATCAGCTTCATGCCGATCGTGCTGATGGGCGTGCTGTTCGGGCTCGCGATGGACTATGAGGTGTTCCTCGTCTCTCGCATGCGGGAGGACTTCGTCCACAAACGTCGCGCGATGGGTGGCCGCACCGACCGCGCCATGGCCGTCGGCGCTGTGCGCTCCGGTTTCACCGCCTCCGCGCGGGTCGTGACCGCCGCCGCCGTCATCATGTTCGCCGTGTTCGCCGCCTTCGTCCCCGAAGGCGACGCCTCACTCAAACCGATCGCCCTGGGTCTCGCCGTCGGCATCGCGATCGATGCGTTCCTGGTGCGGATGACCCTGGTTCCCGCCGTGATGGCGCTGCTGGGCGACAAGGCCTGGTGGATGCCGAAGTGGCTCGACCGCGTCCTCCCCCACTTCGACATCGAGGGCGAAGCCGTCGAACGCGAACTCGAGCTGGCGGACTGGCCCGAGCCCGACACCACGGCCGCGGTCGTGGCCGAGGACCTCTCGCTCGTGTCCGACGACGTCGCACTCTACGACGGTGTCGCACTGCGCCTCGAACCGGGCGACTCGCTCGTGGTCACCGCGACCGAAGCCGTCGCCGCACGTTCCCTGCTGTTGACCGTCGCGGGGCGCATCGACCCCTCGGACGGCCGGCTCCGCGTCGCCGGCCACCTGCTGCCCGGCCGCGCGGCCTGGGTGCGCGCTCACGTCGGCGTCGCACTGCTGTCCGGTGCGAGCGACCCGATCACCGAGCTGCGTCGGGCGGTCCGCGGCCGCACGCGCATCGTCGTCATCGACGGCGTCGACGCGATCGCCTCCGGGGCGGCGCTGGATCAGGCCGCCGCGGTGCTCCGCGACGCGTCGGCCGCGGCATCCGTCACCGTCCTCGTCTCGGCCACCGACCCGGCCGTCGCACGCGCGCTGCTGGCCGCCGCCGGGCGCACCGACGCCACAGTTCTGGATCTCGCCACACCGCGCGCATCCACCCGACTCCTCTCCACCCCTGAGGTGACCGCATGA
- a CDS encoding YhgE/Pip family protein yields MTLHIERARSRRPVTWLTIIGVVLLPVVIGGILVAALYNPTDRLDSLNAAIVNEDQPVTINDQLVPLGRQLTAGLVEGQGEGESNLTWTISNTEDAAAGLADGTYNAVITIPENFSAAATSTAPGGTPEKATIEVTTPPDSLIVDDAITAQVAQTAASVLGEQLSTVYLENVFLGFTTLGDQLGTAADGAQQLADGAQQSSDGAVSLADGIRQLGTGAGALSSGLTEWAAGANSAASGLNTWAAGAQGLGGSTSQIAGGIAQIGGGLAQTPQIPQNVIDAANGIAANSEQLKSDAAAAAASLRQLAVDCVAQGSPADICTGISAAADRAEAALPTVNNILDQSGTIAAGVEGLSQLPAVGQTLVSMSGNLTQIAGGMNGLAAGATAAAAGTQQLAAGAGQLAAGGSALASGATTAADGATQLADGTAKLADGTSTLADGLKTASESVPSYTDQEANSLAEVVANPVETDGLGSNIFGASAIPLLAMLALWFGGLATFVALQAVSRRALTSRAPSALLALRGFAPAAALGAVQGLLVALVVQWAAAYDWGTWSVFASLAVIAGIAFAAVNQALVAALGGAGRWVAALVGVLAVATGVVSTVPGFLAGVASLMPTSPAYTGMVAALTSAGGVGAAIVGMIVWTVLAFAVTTIAVARRRTTTARALLTAAPA; encoded by the coding sequence ATGACTCTCCACATCGAACGCGCCCGCTCCCGTCGCCCCGTCACCTGGCTGACGATCATCGGAGTCGTGCTGCTGCCCGTCGTGATCGGCGGCATCCTCGTCGCCGCGCTGTACAACCCGACCGATCGGCTCGACTCGCTGAACGCGGCGATCGTGAACGAGGATCAGCCCGTCACGATCAACGACCAGCTCGTGCCCTTGGGCCGTCAGCTCACCGCGGGCCTGGTCGAAGGCCAGGGCGAGGGTGAGAGCAACCTCACCTGGACGATCTCCAACACGGAGGATGCCGCGGCCGGTCTGGCCGATGGCACGTACAACGCCGTCATCACGATCCCGGAGAACTTCTCGGCAGCGGCGACCTCCACGGCGCCGGGCGGAACCCCGGAGAAGGCCACGATCGAGGTCACCACCCCGCCGGACAGCCTCATCGTCGATGACGCGATCACCGCGCAGGTCGCGCAGACCGCGGCCTCCGTCCTCGGCGAGCAGCTGTCGACCGTGTACCTCGAGAACGTCTTCCTCGGCTTCACGACCCTCGGCGACCAGCTCGGCACCGCCGCGGACGGCGCGCAGCAGCTCGCCGACGGTGCGCAGCAGAGCTCCGACGGTGCGGTGAGTCTGGCCGACGGCATCCGTCAGCTCGGGACCGGGGCCGGGGCCCTCTCCAGCGGCCTGACCGAGTGGGCCGCGGGGGCGAACTCCGCCGCCTCGGGTCTGAACACCTGGGCCGCCGGGGCACAGGGACTCGGCGGCAGCACCAGTCAGATCGCCGGTGGCATCGCGCAGATCGGCGGCGGCCTCGCCCAGACTCCGCAGATTCCGCAGAACGTGATCGACGCGGCCAACGGCATCGCGGCCAACAGCGAGCAGCTCAAGTCCGACGCGGCCGCGGCGGCCGCGAGCCTGCGGCAGCTCGCCGTCGACTGCGTCGCGCAGGGCTCGCCCGCAGACATCTGCACCGGCATCAGCGCGGCCGCGGATCGCGCGGAAGCGGCACTGCCGACGGTCAACAACATCCTCGACCAGTCCGGCACGATCGCGGCAGGAGTCGAGGGTCTCAGCCAGCTCCCCGCGGTCGGCCAGACGCTCGTCTCGATGTCGGGCAATCTCACCCAGATCGCCGGCGGCATGAACGGCCTGGCCGCGGGTGCGACTGCCGCCGCCGCGGGCACCCAGCAGCTCGCGGCCGGCGCCGGCCAGCTCGCGGCCGGCGGAAGCGCGCTGGCCTCCGGCGCGACCACCGCCGCCGACGGCGCCACGCAGCTGGCCGACGGCACCGCGAAGCTCGCGGACGGCACGAGCACGCTCGCCGACGGCCTGAAGACGGCATCCGAATCCGTCCCGTCGTACACCGACCAGGAGGCGAACAGCCTCGCCGAGGTCGTTGCGAACCCGGTCGAGACCGACGGTCTCGGCTCGAACATCTTCGGCGCCTCGGCGATCCCGCTGCTGGCGATGCTGGCACTGTGGTTCGGCGGACTCGCGACGTTCGTGGCGCTGCAGGCGGTGTCTCGTCGGGCTCTCACCTCGCGTGCACCGTCGGCGCTGCTCGCGCTGCGCGGCTTCGCCCCGGCGGCCGCACTCGGCGCGGTCCAGGGTCTGCTCGTGGCGCTCGTGGTGCAGTGGGCCGCCGCATACGACTGGGGCACCTGGTCGGTCTTCGCCTCCCTGGCGGTCATCGCCGGCATCGCGTTCGCCGCCGTCAACCAAGCGCTCGTCGCCGCCCTCGGTGGTGCCGGACGCTGGGTGGCAGCCCTCGTGGGCGTGCTCGCGGTGGCGACCGGCGTCGTCTCGACCGTGCCCGGCTTCCTCGCCGGCGTCGCGTCCCTGATGCCGACCTCACCCGCCTACACCGGCATGGTCGCCGCGCTCACCTCCGCGGGCGGAGTCGGTGCCGCGATCGTCGGCATGATCGTGTGGACGGTCCTCGCCTTCGCGGTCACGACGATCGCCGTGGCCCGGCGCCGCACGACGACCGCGCGGGCGCTCCTGACGGCGGCTCCGGCCTGA